Proteins from a single region of Cytophagaceae bacterium:
- a CDS encoding polyphosphate kinase 2 family protein, with amino-acid sequence MKNFDIKDYKVNDKDSFKIKKYPTIIKDFYEDKTEYETLLSELQTEMDELQSMMYAHNRYGVLVIFQAMDAAGKDGTMKAVFQGVHPLGLSFYSFKRPSETELNHDFMWRCYKELPERGKVQVFNRSYYEEVLVVKVHPEILHNYQKMPNEIKSEKDIWENRYQDIENFEDYLANNGIKVIKFFLNVSKEEQGNRLIERIEDITKNWKFEEGDIKERGFWKEYQEAYEEMINKTSTRENPWYVVPADDKKNMRLIVAKIMSENLKSLKMNYPEPDEARKKTLEGLIETIRQQNNS; translated from the coding sequence ATGAAAAATTTCGACATAAAAGACTACAAGGTAAACGATAAAGATTCTTTCAAAATCAAAAAATATCCTACCATAATCAAGGATTTTTATGAAGATAAAACAGAATATGAAACCCTGCTAAGCGAGCTGCAAACTGAAATGGACGAGCTGCAAAGTATGATGTACGCCCACAACCGCTATGGAGTCCTGGTGATTTTTCAGGCAATGGACGCTGCCGGAAAAGATGGCACCATGAAGGCTGTTTTTCAGGGTGTGCATCCTTTGGGCTTGAGTTTTTATTCTTTCAAAAGACCGTCCGAAACCGAGCTCAATCATGATTTTATGTGGCGTTGCTACAAAGAGTTGCCTGAGCGTGGTAAAGTCCAGGTTTTCAACCGGTCTTATTATGAAGAAGTTTTGGTGGTGAAAGTTCACCCCGAAATCCTGCACAATTATCAGAAAATGCCGAATGAAATCAAATCTGAAAAAGATATTTGGGAAAACCGCTATCAAGACATTGAAAACTTTGAAGATTATCTGGCAAACAATGGAATAAAAGTGATCAAGTTTTTCCTGAATGTATCAAAAGAAGAACAAGGTAACCGGCTGATAGAGAGGATTGAAGACATCACAAAAAACTGGAAATTTGAGGAAGGTGATATCAAAGAAAGAGGATTCTGGAAGGAATATCAGGAAGCATACGAAGAAATGATAAACAAAACTTCGACCAGGGAAAACCCCTGGTATGTGGTACCGGCCGACGACAAAAAAAATATGCGGTTGATTGTGGCAAAAATCATGTCAGAAAATCTTAAATCTCTGAAAATGAACTATCCTGAGCCCGATGAAGCCCGGAAAAAGACTTTGGAGGGCTTGATTGAAACTATAAGACAACAGAATAATTCCTGA
- a CDS encoding NIPSNAP family protein, whose translation MKKLIILFFASLISIGTFAKAKPSKYFELRIYYCNEGKLPALETRFRDHTTKLFEKHGMENIGYWTSATENNNVLYYMLGYPSKDARDASWKAFMADPEWQNVQKKSEESGKIVAKVESKFMKINPELTRKIKKIQASSERLFEMRTYYLLPGRYPNIVARFRDHTRKLFENHGMENIMYFETIEKDGAQPTLLYFLAHKDADAAKKSWDGFRNDPNWIKARDASEESGKIVEKVESIMMKPTDFSPIR comes from the coding sequence ATGAAAAAACTAATAATATTATTTTTTGCTTCACTTATATCGATTGGCACATTTGCAAAAGCCAAGCCATCAAAGTATTTCGAATTAAGGATTTACTATTGTAACGAGGGCAAGCTACCCGCTCTAGAAACCCGATTTAGAGACCATACTACCAAGCTTTTTGAAAAGCACGGTATGGAAAATATAGGATACTGGACATCGGCAACTGAAAACAACAATGTGCTTTATTACATGTTGGGTTACCCAAGTAAAGATGCCCGTGATGCCTCATGGAAGGCATTTATGGCAGATCCTGAATGGCAAAATGTTCAGAAAAAATCGGAAGAAAGTGGCAAAATTGTGGCTAAAGTTGAGTCGAAATTCATGAAGATTAACCCTGAATTGACCAGGAAAATCAAGAAAATACAAGCCAGTTCTGAAAGACTTTTTGAAATGAGAACTTACTATCTTTTGCCGGGCAGATACCCCAATATTGTGGCCAGGTTCAGAGATCATACCCGCAAACTTTTTGAAAACCATGGTATGGAGAATATCATGTATTTTGAGACGATCGAAAAAGACGGTGCTCAGCCTACATTATTGTATTTTCTTGCCCATAAAGATGCCGATGCCGCCAAGAAATCGTGGGATGGTTTTAGGAATGACCCCAATTGGATCAAAGCGAGAGATGCTTCAGAGGAATCGGGAAAGATTGTAGAAAAAGTAGAGTCCATCATGATGAAACCGACTGATTTTTCGCCGATTAGGTAG
- the mfd gene encoding transcription-repair coupling factor, translated as MNARDLIKIYQEDAFVQHIIAAQKGENSVHISGLSGSLDAVIASAIFENQPETTVYILPDKEDALYFFNDFQNIHGFESQKIAYFPASYKRLYEFDAIENANLIQRAELLNKLNAAADTLMIVTYPEALAEKVVSKKTLVANTLRIKEGDTLDLNFVTELLVSYNFEKTDFVYEPGQFAIRGGIFDVYSYAADVPYRIELFGDEIESIRAFEPDSQLSNQKLKSINIVPNLQEKVHRSETVPLFNFFTEKTRLWIKDFDFLLDRVDENFNKAQSLFEKQIGEGGDINLLFGPEHNFLTRNEFSDFLNNYKKTEFGRKAQLENHKTIDFPSKSQPGFHKDFNLLIDDIAQNQSSGYSCFISSDSLKQLNRLETIFTEINPTIHFKSVAANFREGFIDTQNKILVYTDHQIFERLNRYKEKDRFSKSKALTLKELKNLQIGDYVTHVDYGIGRFAGMEAVDIGGKKQEAIRLVYKDNDLLFVNIHSLHKIAKYSGKEGEPPSMSKLGSGDWENKKSKVKRQVKDIAKELIALYAKRREVHGFAFTPDNYMQIELESSFMYEDTPDQASATAKVKEDMEKPYPMDRLVCGDVGFGKTEVAIRAAFKAVNDSKQVAILVPTTILAMQHHRTFSERLSKMPVNVDVLNRFRTSAQTTKTLKDLKEGKVDIVIGTHKLLNKNIEFKNLGLLVIDEEQKFGVKAKDRIKELKLNVDVLTLTATPIPRTLHFSLMGARDLSVIATPPPNRQPVTTQVEVFKEEIIRDAISYELSRGGQVFFVHNRVNDIESIANIIYRLVPDAKIGVAHGQMEGDKLEKVMMRFIENEINILISTNIIESGLDIPNANTIIINQAHMFGLSDLHQMRGRVGRSNKKAYCFLLGPPTSGLTKDARKRLQTLEEFTDLGDGFKVAMRDLDIRGAGNLLGSEQSGFINDLGYEMYHKILDEAVSELKEKEFKNLFQDELSAKTFSIDDCQIETDLQILIPETYITNISERLSVYNAIDDLKNQEELDLFQTSLIDRFGKLPTEVEELFKIVKVRWLAKIIGFEKITLKNNNLKGYFVSEKHQEYYQTDKFGKILDYIKSHPKECSLRQLKDKLIFSVENARDIEQIRTVFEKIVAFIGE; from the coding sequence TTGAACGCCCGGGATTTAATAAAAATATACCAGGAAGATGCGTTTGTGCAACATATCATTGCGGCACAAAAAGGGGAAAACTCTGTTCATATTTCAGGCTTATCAGGTAGTCTGGATGCCGTGATTGCCTCCGCAATTTTTGAAAATCAGCCCGAAACCACTGTATATATTCTCCCCGACAAAGAAGATGCCCTGTATTTCTTCAATGATTTTCAGAATATTCATGGCTTTGAAAGTCAGAAAATTGCCTATTTCCCGGCTTCTTACAAAAGACTTTATGAGTTTGATGCCATAGAAAACGCCAATCTTATTCAACGTGCCGAGCTACTCAACAAACTCAATGCAGCCGCTGACACTTTGATGATCGTGACTTATCCCGAAGCACTGGCCGAAAAAGTTGTCAGCAAGAAAACACTGGTGGCCAATACTTTACGCATCAAAGAAGGGGATACGCTAGACCTCAATTTTGTAACCGAATTACTCGTTTCTTACAATTTCGAAAAAACCGACTTCGTTTATGAACCCGGCCAGTTTGCCATTCGTGGGGGTATTTTTGATGTATATTCTTATGCTGCAGATGTGCCTTATCGTATCGAACTTTTTGGTGATGAGATAGAAAGCATCAGGGCGTTTGAACCTGACAGTCAGCTTTCAAATCAAAAACTCAAGAGTATCAATATCGTTCCTAATCTACAGGAAAAAGTACATAGAAGCGAAACCGTTCCTTTATTCAATTTTTTTACAGAGAAAACTAGGCTCTGGATTAAAGATTTTGACTTTTTACTGGATAGGGTAGATGAAAATTTCAATAAAGCCCAATCACTTTTTGAAAAACAAATAGGAGAGGGGGGAGACATCAATCTTTTATTCGGACCCGAACATAACTTCCTGACCAGAAATGAGTTTTCTGATTTTTTGAATAATTACAAAAAAACTGAATTTGGTCGGAAAGCCCAACTTGAAAACCATAAAACCATTGATTTTCCATCAAAATCTCAACCTGGTTTCCATAAAGATTTCAATCTGCTGATTGACGATATCGCTCAAAACCAAAGTAGCGGATACAGTTGTTTTATCAGTTCTGACTCACTGAAACAACTCAACAGACTGGAAACTATTTTCACCGAAATAAACCCCACCATCCATTTCAAATCGGTGGCGGCCAATTTCCGGGAGGGATTCATTGATACTCAGAACAAAATTCTTGTTTATACCGATCATCAAATTTTTGAACGTCTCAACCGATACAAAGAAAAAGACCGGTTTTCAAAGTCTAAAGCACTCACGCTTAAAGAATTAAAAAACCTTCAGATAGGTGACTATGTAACGCATGTAGATTACGGAATAGGGCGTTTTGCCGGTATGGAGGCAGTTGATATTGGTGGGAAAAAACAAGAAGCTATCCGGCTGGTTTACAAAGACAACGACCTGCTTTTTGTCAATATTCACTCCCTGCATAAAATTGCCAAATACTCGGGCAAAGAGGGCGAACCGCCGAGCATGAGTAAGCTTGGATCAGGTGATTGGGAAAATAAAAAATCGAAAGTTAAGCGGCAGGTTAAAGACATTGCCAAAGAACTCATCGCCCTTTATGCCAAAAGAAGGGAAGTACATGGCTTTGCGTTTACACCTGATAATTATATGCAAATCGAGTTGGAGTCCTCATTTATGTACGAAGACACCCCCGATCAGGCATCAGCTACTGCCAAAGTAAAAGAGGATATGGAAAAACCCTACCCTATGGACAGGCTGGTGTGCGGCGATGTGGGGTTTGGTAAAACGGAAGTGGCCATAAGAGCAGCATTTAAAGCGGTAAATGACTCCAAACAAGTGGCTATTTTGGTTCCTACCACCATTTTGGCAATGCAGCATCACCGTACTTTTTCTGAAAGATTATCCAAAATGCCGGTAAATGTCGATGTTTTGAACAGATTCAGAACATCTGCCCAGACCACAAAAACACTCAAAGACCTGAAGGAGGGAAAGGTGGATATCGTAATAGGTACCCATAAGCTTCTGAATAAAAATATCGAATTCAAAAACCTGGGTTTACTGGTTATTGATGAAGAACAAAAATTTGGTGTAAAAGCTAAAGATCGTATCAAGGAATTGAAACTGAATGTGGACGTCCTGACACTTACTGCCACCCCAATACCCCGTACTTTGCATTTCTCACTTATGGGTGCCCGCGACCTTTCGGTGATTGCCACTCCTCCGCCTAACCGTCAGCCAGTGACCACTCAGGTAGAGGTTTTCAAAGAAGAAATAATCCGCGATGCAATCAGTTATGAGCTCAGTAGGGGAGGGCAGGTGTTTTTTGTACATAATCGTGTCAACGACATAGAATCTATCGCCAATATCATTTACAGGCTGGTTCCCGATGCTAAAATCGGCGTTGCACATGGACAGATGGAGGGCGACAAACTTGAAAAAGTGATGATGCGATTCATCGAAAACGAAATCAATATTCTCATTTCTACCAATATTATCGAATCAGGGCTGGATATTCCAAATGCCAACACCATCATCATCAACCAGGCACACATGTTTGGGCTATCTGACCTGCATCAGATGCGGGGTAGGGTAGGGCGATCCAATAAAAAAGCTTATTGTTTTCTGTTGGGACCTCCCACTTCCGGCCTTACAAAAGATGCACGAAAAAGACTTCAGACACTGGAAGAATTCACCGATCTGGGCGATGGTTTCAAAGTGGCAATGAGAGATTTGGATATTCGCGGTGCCGGAAATTTATTGGGATCTGAGCAAAGTGGTTTTATCAACGATCTTGGTTATGAAATGTATCATAAAATCCTGGATGAAGCCGTTTCGGAACTGAAAGAAAAAGAATTTAAAAATCTTTTTCAGGATGAGCTTTCAGCCAAAACATTCAGTATTGATGATTGTCAAATCGAAACTGACCTACAGATTTTGATTCCGGAAACCTATATTACCAATATTTCTGAAAGACTTTCTGTCTATAATGCTATAGATGACCTTAAAAATCAGGAAGAATTAGATCTTTTTCAAACTTCACTGATTGATAGATTTGGGAAATTACCAACTGAAGTTGAGGAGCTTTTCAAAATTGTAAAAGTCCGCTGGTTGGCCAAAATAATAGGTTTTGAAAAAATAACTCTGAAAAATAATAACTTAAAAGGCTATTTCGTTTCAGAAAAGCATCAGGAATATTATCAAACGGATAAGTTTGGCAAAATTCTTGATTACATAAAATCGCATCCTAAAGAGTGCAGTTTAAGGCAATTAAAAGATAAACTCATTTTTTCGGTTGAAAATGCCAGAGATATAGAACAAATAAGGACCGTTTTTGAGAAAATCGTAGCCTTTATTGGAGAATAA